A region from the Malus domestica chromosome 07, GDT2T_hap1 genome encodes:
- the LOC103438422 gene encoding cycloartenol-C-24-methyltransferase, whose product MSKAGALDLASGLGGKIDKTDVLSAVDKYEKYHVCYGGDEEARKSNYTDMVNKYYDLVTSFYEYGWGESFHFAPRWNGESLRESIKRHEHFLALQLGLKPGQKVLDVGCGIGGPLREISRFSSTSVTGLNNNEYQITRGKELNRIAGVDKTCNFVKADFMKLPFPENSFDAVYAIEATCHAPDAYGCYKEIYRVLKPGQCFAAYEWCMTDAFDPNNQEHQKIKAEIEIGDGLPDIRLTGKCLEALKQAGFEVVWEKDLAADSPLPWYLPLDKSRISLSSFRLTTAGRFVTRNLVKVLEYIGVAPAGSQRVQDFLEKAAVGLVEGGKKEIFTPMYFFLARKPLTEESQ is encoded by the exons ATGTCGAAAGCTGGAGCATTGGATCTCGCATCGGGTCTCGGTGGAAAAATCGACAAAACCGATGTTCTCTCTGCTGTTGACAA GTACGAGAAGTATCATGTCTGTTATGGAGGAGATGAGGAAGCTAGAAAGTCCAACTACACTGACATG GTTAATAAATACTATGATTTGGTTACCAGCTTTTATGAGTATGGCTGGGGAGAGTCTTTCCACTTTGCACCCAG ATGGAATGGGGAGTCTCTTCGAGAGAGTATCAAGCGACATGAACACTTCCTTGCTTTACAACTAGGACTCAAACCTGGGCAGAAA GTTTTGGATGTAGGTTGTGGAATTGGTGGACCACTGAGAGAAATATCTCGCTTCAG CTCAACATCAGTTACTGGGTTGAACAACAACGAATATCAGATCACGAGAGGAAAG GAACTAAACCGTATTGCAGGAGTGGACAAAACCTGCAACTTTGTTAAG GCTGACTTCATGAAACTACCATTTCCTGAAAATTCATTTGATGCAGTATATGCAATTGAAGCGACCTGCCATGCACCAGATGCA TATGGGTGCTACAAGGAGATTTACAGAGTATTAAAACCCGGTCAATGTTTTGCTGCATATGAGTGGTGCATGACTGATGCATTTGATCCCAATAACCAAGAACATCAAAAAATCAAG GCAGAAATTGAGATTGGTGATGGCCTCCCGGACATCAGATTGACGGGAAAGTgtcttgaagctttgaaacaaGCAGGTTTTGAG GTCGTATGGGAGAAAGATCTTGCGGCGGACTCACCTCTTCCGTGGTACTTGCCTTTGGACAAAAGTCGGATTTCACTTAGTAGCTTCCGTCTAACCACTGCTGGGCGTTTTGTTACTAGAAACTTG gtTAAGGTTTTGGAGTATATTGGAGTTGCACCAGCAGGAAGCCAAAGAGTTCAAGATTTTCTGGAGAAAGCAGCTGTAGGGCTAGTCGAAGGCGGAAA GAAAGAGATTTTCACACCGATGTATTTCTTCCTGGCCCGAAAGCCGCTCACGGAGGAGAGTCAGTAG
- the LOC103438423 gene encoding rust resistance kinase Lr10-like codes for MSGAFEVDKDGNLVFHQNQNSEPDEFQQFQKQFNSSMQWGVALSVVSGLVATIAIVAIVYAIIDCLKKTGSAIPAYARIANGYSSIDKSSNANHSSDDVAIDLTPELQQVRSSQVGFPTVRGFLSNMAREKPVAFSPKQLAEYTDNYSTILGSGGFGVVFKGILPHGVQVAVKVLTNTRDKIVEDQFMAEVGTLGRTYHMNLVKLYGFCFDHEMRALVYEYMENGSLDKFLFSEHREIGLEKLHDIAVQTAKGLAYLHEECEQRIIHYDIKPGNVLLDKNLTPKVADFGLAKLCNRGSSEMLLTKGRGTPGYAAPEMWKPFPVTQKCDVYSFGMLLFEIVGRRRNFDEDVNESREWLPRWIWNMFDNNKLEEALSFCGIEEQDREKAERITMVALLCIQHSPEARPLMSNVVQMLEGDKEIASPPSPFQHLQSPQGNLTQDSGTDEDLSSSASGTKTSEQSERHSNTAVQNRCEIELAAV; via the exons ATGTCTGGTGCATTTGAGGTGGATAAGGATGGCAATTTGGTATTCCATCAAAATCAAAATAGTGAACCTGATGAGTTCCAACAATTTCAGAAACAATTCAATTCTTCAATGCAATGGGGAGTGGCCTTATCTGTTG tttctgGTTTGGTGGCGACCATTGCAATTGTAGCCATCGTATATGCCATCATTGATTGCTTGAAAAAGACCGGAAGCGCTATTCCGGCATATGCCCGGATAGCCAACGGTTACAGCAGCATCGACAAGTCTTCTAACGCAAATCATTCATCCGACGATGTAGCAATCGACTTAACACCCGAATTGCAACAAGTTCGAAGCTCACAGGTTGGGTTTCCGACGGTAAGGGGGTTTCTTAGCAACATGGCGAGGGAGAAGCCGGTAGCCTTTTCACCCAAGCAACTTGCAGAATACACAGATAACTACTCCACCATATTGGGTTCAGGTGGCTTTGGAGTTGTCTTCAAAGGGATTCTCCCACATGGAGTGCAAGTCGCTGTCAAGGTGCTTACTAACACTAGGGATAAGATAGTTGAAGATCAATTCATGGCGGAAGTTGGCACCTTGGGAAGAACTTACCACATGAATTTGGTAAAACTATACGGCTTCTGCTTTGACCACGAAATGCGGGCACTTGTCTATGAGTACATGGAGAATGGATCACTTGACAAGTTCTTGTTTAGTGAGCATAGAGAAATAGGTTTGGAGAAGCTGCACGATATCGCAGTCCAAACAGCAAAAGGGTTGGCTTACCTGCATGAAGAGTGCGAACAAAGAATCATTCACTATGATATCAAGCCTGGGAATGTGCTTCTCGATAAGAATTTGACTCCAAAGGTTGCGGATTTTGGACTTGCCAAGCTTTGCAACAGAGGAAGCAGTGAAATGTTGTTAACCAAGGGAAGAGGGACACCGGGATATGCAGCCCCAGAGATGTGGAAGCCCTTTCCGGTGACTCAAAAGTGCGATGTTTACAGTTTTGGTATGCTTCTCTTTGAGATTGTTGGAAGGAGGAGAAATTTTGATGAGGATGTAAACGAGTCACGCGAATGGCTTCCAAGGTGGATCTGGAACATGTTTGACAACAATAAATTAGAAGAGGCGCTGTCATTTTGTGGGATTGAAGAACAAGACAGAGAAAAAGCAGAGAGGATTACAATGGTAGCTCTGCTGTGCATTCAGCATTCACCAGAAGCAAGGCCTCTCATGAGCAATGTAGTGCAGATGTTGGAGGGAGATAAGGAAATTGCTTCACCGCCTTCTCCTTTCCAGCATTTGCAGTCACCGCAAGGAAATTTAACACAAGATAGTGGAACAGATGAAGACTTGAGTTCATCTGCATCAGGCACAAAGACTTCTGAACAATCCGAGCGCCATTCTAATACAGCTGTGCAGAACAGATGTGAAATTGAGCTAGCTGCTGTTTAA